The Jaculus jaculus isolate mJacJac1 chromosome 3, mJacJac1.mat.Y.cur, whole genome shotgun sequence genome includes the window TAAAGTTAAACAAATAGGAACTAACTTTGGGCCTGGCCCTTTGAGACAATATATGactaccttatctcaggagacagcaACCTGTCTTAACCCCCATAGACCACAAACCTCTTTTCTCTACAAGAGTGGGAAATTCAGAGGATTGTTAAGAAGGTAGAACTCTGGCACAATCAGTGTTTGGGATCTCCATGCATGAAGCTTCAGAgaaagctctttctctctttctaaaatgaaTTCTGCTTAAAAGCATATGTTCAGTTAAAGTGTTTCAGTTAAGATGAGTTAACATAAAAAGTTGTTTCTTTGTACTTCTCTTACTTTAATTGTTTATCTAAGTCAAACTTAACTCTCAATAACAAGTTGATCAATTTATTTATAGTACCATGCCTTTTATTGAGATAGAAATTGGGGTTAGAAGATTTAAAAGCCCCTGACCCCCAAATTATGTCCTGTATTGCAATGTTCCATACTGCATAGTCTTTCTGTAACTGACATTGCAGTTTTTGTACTATTCCAAGACCATACCTTGTATTATAGCTTCTGATCTGTACTGAAAATCAGCTTGTGTTTCTTCTTACGAGATTGATATAAATGACCTTCTGGACCTTTACAGTTACACCAAATCACCTCAGAGGGCCCTATAGCAGACTAACTCCCTCTATCTGGGAACCTTTTGATAGTTCTCCAAGGCCTAAATGTCAAAAGGAGTAAAGACTCCCCccgctttaatttttttttttttatctttatttatttgagagcaacagacagacagagagagaaagaggcaggtagatagagaacgggtgcgccagggcctccagccactgcaaatgaacttcagacgcgtgcgctcccttgtgcatctggctaacgtgggtcctggggaatcgagcctccaacttggggtccttaggcttcacaggcaagcacttaactgctaagccatctctccagcccaagactcccCCTTTTACCATCCCACTTCAGCTTGAAAAAGTCAGACTTGAACCCAACATTCATGGTACAAAAACATGGGGTTTCTCTCCACTGACATTAGACTTGGAGGTCATTAGAATACAGACCCAATTTCCTTTGTACCTGGTAACATTCAGTGATACCTGGACAATTCTGCCAAAAACCGCATTCTGAGGAAACAACTTTGATgtcttatctacttcccttggacctgcagctacTTCAGTCTGTTTGCCTGAGGATCCTCCTTTTAAGTTTGAGCCCCAGCCTgattcagtgcttcagcctcatCCCGTGAGAAGGCTGATGCCCCTCGCTGTACCTCTCAATAAACTGTCTgttgagatcaagtctggtgttctctgttgcttttctcttacactttccttatacTCAGCCTTAAAAGCAAGTTGTAGGAAGCcaatttggaattaattcttaCAAGAGGGATCTGTGACTTCATCACATGTCTTTCCCAGGCCAACCCCAAGTTTTACATTCAAGCATTTCATGGTTTGTTTGATATAACCAATATTGGACTAAAAATAAACGCCTgaaaaccatacacacacacacacacacacacacacacacacacacacacacacacacacatatatatatatatatatatatataatttttttttcggTGTTTcagggctttatttattttccagaacCAAATACTGAGACACTTAAAATTTTGCTTTTGGTGGTGATTGCAACGCTtacaaatttttgtttacttttctggAATGCCTGTGACCCCCACGACACTTTCTGGTTATTGCATCTCCAGCTCTTGAGGCTGTAGGTCCCCATGGTACACGTAACCGGCAAGGCTACTGGGATTTCCCTGAAGAACACTGTTCCACTCCTCCAGGACCTTGGCCTCTTCAAGCAAGGCGGCTTCCTCCTCCTGCAGAGCATTGCGCTCTTCCCTCAGCGCCTTGTTCTCCTCTCGCAGGGCCTGCTCCTCCTTCCACAGGGCCTGCTCCTCCTTCCACAGGGCCTGCTCCTCCTTCCACAGGGCCTgctcctccagccccagagccagGCCCTCGGTCCTCAGCGCCTGCTCCTCCATCCTGAGCGTCCTCTCCTGGTGCTGCAGGGCCGCGATCTCCTCGTGCAGGGACCAGATCTCCTCCTCCAGAGCTCTTGCCTCGTTCTGGAAGGCTCGCTCCTGCAGCCTGAGAGCGGAGATCTGAGCCTCCAGGGCTCGGTTCTGTTGCCAGTAAGACATCCTTTCAGTGTCCAGGGCACTGAGCTGTTCCCCGGAGAGTTTCTGATTCGCCACCACCAGCCGCTGCACCTTCCAGAGTAGCTGGTTCTGCTGTCTCAGGAGCTGGTTCCTCTCCCGGATTAACTGGTTGTCCATCCGGAAGGCTTTATTTTCCCTCCGGAGAGCCTGGTTTTCCTGCcacaggaatttgttttctttcctcagaTCCTTGTTTTCATCTCTGGAAACCTTATTCTCCCCACTGAGATTGTTCCCCACCTCACTACGAGAGTCCTGTTTGAGTTTACTTTGGTCTTGGGtacaggagaaaaaagaaaaccagcgcAGTAGCTTTCCTTTCTTTAACCATTTTGATTTAGAAACATCATCCATGGTTTCGTCCTGCCCTGGTGGTTCTTATCACTGGCCTGCTAGTGATACATGCGACAGAAAAAGTCACACGTGTGTTGGTACTTTGTGCATTTAGGATTGATTGTCGTGTTGGCTTGCTTTAGGCATATGCAGCAGGAATCTAAACAGGGCTCATTAGGCCCATAGGAGCAAAAGAGTAGAAATGGGCATGAAAGTTAGTAAAAGTTAACTGTTAAGTCAATACCATGCACACTGGACTtaaatgtgaacacacacacacacacaattttattctACAGAGTATATTAAACTATCAAGGCTAGAACATTGAAATTTTATTCTAAGCTAAACAATTTTCACTCAATATTAGTTATCTgattaattcattttaaataaaaatattttctgtaattaGTGTGGAATGAGTTATGTAATTTTTTCCTAGCTATTTAAAGTAGTTCTAGTCAAGAAGGAGACattgaaaacatttaaaagaaatgtgCTATAATACTTAAAATAATTCCTTAGATTATTTGTATGTAAGGAAACAGTTAAACTTACACTTCTTGGATCTCTGAATCCCTTCTAAGCCTAGTTTATGTTAgtaagagaaaaataactaagCAACATTTTATGTCATCTATAGTGATGTCATTTAATGTTAGCAACTAGTAGTATAATGGATCATATACACAGTGTACAGCTTCTTTTAccatatacttaaaaatatatagaaagatgCTGTTTGTTGCTTTATTATTAAAAGGCTGTGTATTTAGTTCCTACTACCATATCAATTTGAGGTTAACTTTTTCAATATTAGCACATTTCCCTATAATCTTTATGCCAGGTATTGACAAATACTAAGCATTattgaatttgttaaaattttaagattattATTGAATGATAATGTGAGTTAAGCTGGTTGGTTATATCAAGGAAGTAGACATGTTAATTTTTTAGTTCCAGCAATCTTGTTTATGATTAATTTATATTAtcatagaacaagaaaagagaacTCTACTCTATGATTATTAAAGAACGTGTAACCTTGGGTGATATGGAATAATTAACAATCATTTGTATAGTATGGAGGTGCCACAGTTTTCACTATTATAAATTTCTTATTGTACACTGTCCTAATAATCGACattgaaattaaaatatgaataagaCAAAAATACTCACATTTGAATACAGGTTTTGCCAAATTATTCACTTACCAGACTTACTAGTAGATGTTTACATTATACATGGCTTACAAagctgaaaaatattttacttctcaAATATTCATACTCCCTAACTTCATAAGATGGTTTACTTCATACACTGTGGAATCACACTtactgtaaaattaaaacagtCCATGAGAAAGTTCTTCTTCTTCGTTTTTAACTGGATAAGAATAAAGTATCCATGTTGTGATGTTCACGAGTCACGTGTGGGAAGTGTTTTTCTTTAACTCATGACCTTTTTCTGTGTGCTGTCAGTTCTCCCTTTGTGCTGCTGCCATGGCAGCTGAGGCTTTTGCAAGAGTTCTAAACAGCAGTGGTTAAGAATGTTGCCAGCCCTGACCTTTAAGGACCTTTAAGGATAAACAAAAACGTAAGAAGAAAATTTCTCTGGTTCTTGATCTTTGGAATAAACTGATTTGGTATTTTTAAGTTTCTCTACAAATGAAGCTATTAGGCTGAGTGAATTTTTTTCAGATCTATTATTTTTTCCTAGTTTACTTTCATAACAACACTTTAATTGACAAatccttatttatatttataaaatatctgaTAGTTTGATACATATGTCCAATGTGGATTGATTAAATCAAgttaatttacatatataaatatttactctcaccttgggtagagaatcttctcttttcagatggcagtgaccttgggatgactcagaaggtatcatagtgctggaaagaagtgactggaatattgagtaacatctccatcacaccttccaaggctcagggtctaatgcagaagaggtggtggaaagaatgtaagagccaaaggaagggtaggactcctttcaacatgctccctccagacataaatggccaagatatccatgacctcatagtgcctgacattacctgcacaagaccattgtaagaagaggaaaagatcatgacaccaaaataaaagatagactgattgagatggggagggaatatgatggagaatggattttcaaaggggaaagttggcgggtgggagggtattaccattggataatttttataatcatggaaaaccttaataaaatttgagaaaaaaaattaaaaaaagaaagaaagaaagaatctgaACATCTCCATGAATTCTTACAGGTGACAAGAAAGAAatggcccactttttttttttaaccatattaCTATAAGATAAACTCTAATGCATACAAGATTAACACAACAAGTGTAGtgatgaacaaaacaaaataaggcaAAGTTAGCAAAGCGATTGTggtacaagtatgaggacctgagtttgcatcCCTACCATCATTTAATGCCAGGCAGGAATAGTGGcccacttgtaattccagcagaagcagaggcatgagataccagtggaacagaattgctaTACTAGCAAACTtgggaagctctgggttcaagtgacagaCTATGTTTCAGCAGGAAGGTATGCTATCAAGGCAAGATACTTgacttcaacacacacacacacacacacacactctggcaAAGCCAAGTGAACCCAGAtatgtgtgaacatgcatacacacacaaaacactacACACCCATACAAATTACATGTTACCAAATTTAGATTATGTTATGAATATACAATTCAATTAATATTGGAATgtcaattaatatatttattcatattcacAGAACTAAATGGAACAACTGTATCTCATGTCAATATGAGAGGATATATCTCAGCAAGTTCAAAAATAGTATTTGATAAACAAATAGCAATTTACTCTCATgattaaaaaccaaaaccaaacaaatcaTCAGTATCACAAATCTATCTTAACCAGTTAAGCAGACCATAATTGTATGATAATTGTaaatagaaaaggaggaaaagggtGGATAAAATAGACCACCTAGGGCTAGAGACATTGTTCAGTGTTAAGGTattagcttgcaaagccttcttgcACAGGTGTGATTTTCTGCTagtcacataatgccagatgcagaaagagtggcacatgtgtacggACTTCcttccagaggccctggcattctcatttgcattctcattctcattcttgttctctctgtctctttctctctccttacaaataatgaaaagtatttttaaaaatcaacacttatgggctggagagatggcttagcggttaagcgcttgcctgtgaagcctaaggaccccggttcaaggcttggttccccaggtcccacgttagccagatgcacaagggggcgcacacgtctggtgttcgtttgcagaggctggaagccctggtgaacccattctctctctctccctctatctgtctttctctctctgtcactctcaaataaattaattaattaattaattaaaaaaaatcaacacttaTAACTCAAGACTAATAGCAATCACAGACAATATGAATGTCTAAAACTGTATTTGCCAATGATTCTATAAACATAAGAAATTAATatgtttttttagttatttttttaattaagccaaCTTATTAGGCAAAAGTTCTATCAACTTTATGAATACCCTAATAAATAATTCACAATAAATTTAATAACCTTATGTAATTCAAATtgataataaaaacaaagtactTATAAATTAATCCATATAGGGCCTCTATAAAGaaaagcatagggctggagagacggcttagcagttaagcgcttgcctgtgaagcctaaggaccccggttcgaggctcggttccccaggtcccacgttagccagatgcacaagggggtgcacgcgtctggagttcgtttgcagtggctggaggccctggcgcgcccattctctctctctctctatgtgcctctctctctctctctctctctctctctctctctgtcgctctcaaataaataaaaattaaaaaaaaagaaaagcataaacatcatttaataaaattacaaagatataATTAGGAGATATATTAACCATGTTAGTTATTGAAAGATTCAATGGTAGCAAGATAATAATTGTATTTCCTAAGaatttcttccccaccccccaagaaATTGTTGCAGACATTTGAATATGCCTATATGTTTAAGCGTAACTTGAAAATGGGGTTCTAAACTTTCTATTGAAATGCATGTCAGGGATACTACTTTTCATTGTTGAAAAGAAAATTGTCGTTTTTCCAAAAAGCTGCAGTAAGTCAGATATTTAAGGACGAGTCAGGGTTCTATGAGGAAAGCAATTTAACTAGAACATGCACTTCAGAACCAGACTTTCATAATCACATGTGCAAGTTATAGAGAGTAACTGGTTAACCTCACAAAATGCAGTTGAGTGAAATAGTACACTAACTATAGCTTAAACAAAATCCAAAGTCATACAATACTTGTTTACATGTCAAAGTGGATATTTATTTCCTCACAGAGGTGGGAAACTTTAATGGTGAGATGCTGGTAGGGTTCAATTGTGAGGCTATTTGGAGAgtccaataaataataaagcaatgtacataatttttaaaagttttctgcaGTCATAATTCAATgagttaaaatattaatttaaagtaGCAAAGGTAGAATGTATTTAATTGCAAATGAATATATACCTTTTACATTTATGTGGTTTCAatacatttttcatctttttactttcttaaatGGGCTTTTATATATCTTAGACTATGATGCCCTGATTCTACTTGTGTGCTGCTCACATTACAGTcatgtcccaccacacctggaataCTTCATGATTTTTATGATGGAAAATATCACTCAATAGCCATGCTACCTTGGATAAGTAGCCTTTCACTTTCATCAAATCTATAATGAGGAATATC containing:
- the LOC101612708 gene encoding coiled-coil domain-containing protein 70-like, with translation MDDVSKSKWLKKGKLLRWFSFFSCTQDQSKLKQDSRSEVGNNLSGENKVSRDENKDLRKENKFLWQENQALRRENKAFRMDNQLIRERNQLLRQQNQLLWKVQRLVVANQKLSGEQLSALDTERMSYWQQNRALEAQISALRLQERAFQNEARALEEEIWSLHEEIAALQHQERTLRMEEQALRTEGLALGLEEQALWKEEQALWKEEQALWKEEQALREENKALREERNALQEEEAALLEEAKVLEEWNSVLQGNPSSLAGYVYHGDLQPQELEMQ